A genomic region of Methanothermobacter sp. CaT2 contains the following coding sequences:
- a CDS encoding chitobiase/beta-hexosaminidase C-terminal domain-containing protein, whose amino-acid sequence MKEKCGMLVAVFVAALLLGMGQAAATDDIMTGELPTGGSGDFIVTSAPSDGVYYTIDGGIPTTNSTRYTAPIVLNRTLNIKYMIVKNGTIKYGIIHHTLTGNITNRTYPQLIFNETPLIQLPNGTYYQLGNGNITPYTTPVALTGNTIIKYFKNSTNTTQMGIIKNTPARLVNKVKTSKVRVKKWYKKWYRRGGKWRYTWKYYWTYKQIKQNYQELQATA is encoded by the coding sequence ATGAAGGAAAAGTGTGGAATGTTAGTGGCGGTTTTTGTTGCCGCCTTACTTCTCGGGATGGGTCAGGCAGCAGCAACCGACGATATAATGACAGGTGAATTACCAACAGGTGGGTCAGGTGACTTCATTGTCACATCTGCACCCTCAGATGGTGTCTACTACACCATTGACGGCGGTATACCAACCACCAACAGTACAAGGTACACGGCTCCGATCGTCCTGAACAGAACACTCAACATCAAATACATGATAGTGAAAAACGGCACCATAAAGTACGGTATAATACACCACACCCTCACAGGGAACATCACAAACAGGACATACCCCCAGCTCATATTCAACGAAACACCACTGATACAGCTACCCAACGGAACCTACTACCAGCTAGGAAACGGCAACATAACCCCATACACCACCCCGGTAGCTCTAACCGGAAACACAATCATAAAATACTTCAAAAACAGCACCAACACAACACAGATGGGCATAATAAAAAACACACCAGCAAGACTGGTAAACAAAGTCAAAACCTCAAAGGTCAGGGTCAAAAAATGGTACAAGAAATGGTACAGAAGAGGCGGTAAATGGAGATACACCTGGAAATACTACTGGACCTACAAACAGATAAAACAGAACTACCAGGAACTCCAGGCAACAGCCTGA
- a CDS encoding right-handed parallel beta-helix repeat-containing protein, whose protein sequence is MSLLTGSSYGAEYIVDNTTYLQVFTPDGVQGTFTLNGTEYTLEDGDTFTFLEGIYDTVNMVINRTISLVASGAVQLNGVVDAIAPSSITGFSVNGTVNLRGNGCNLSSTNITGTLNITGNSSRVNDSRILNPASPVMVSGDNVTITSSYINGSASHGILVNGRNARIQGNNITNSNGSGILIHGEGCLAEGNTIYLSRGDGITSDADGTSIIRNSLSFNSGDGIRSSGNNSVITNNTVLRNNGTGIYSSGKNASIKSNTVKYSGGDGIYIAGNGSTVQGCYVQNNTKNGIKITGSGCAVSSSYTYYNGENGIYSTGDNTSFRYVDSSFNARNGIYSSGKNASFFYITSASYNGENGILSTGESASMQIILDVTSNSRNGISSLGDNAYMWFVEVKKNGMNGIYSSGKNLYLSYVKNATNNTLSGINSTGINARILDVTVNLNRGNGIYSSGYNTTIAYFEAFNNLGNGVWISGGRSYIVEGNATSNRQNGVMVNGHDAIVRSVNATDNTASGIAIYGKNAIIYNCTAMKNTDGVYGTATFKMMLSRTSANRNCGVNARGTATIEQCTVYGNRYGIYAGGANSVIYSSSVSSNRGYGVYAAGSSATIYRNTVQSNGGDGITARGSYAKIYYNTANSNRGSGISSSSYRAVIAYNRASYNSYYGIYSSGKRTTIAKNIATGNRKRNIRTV, encoded by the coding sequence ATGAGTCTGCTCACTGGATCCAGTTACGGTGCAGAATACATCGTTGATAACACAACCTACCTTCAGGTATTCACCCCTGATGGAGTGCAGGGGACCTTCACGCTGAACGGGACCGAATACACCCTTGAGGATGGTGATACCTTCACCTTCCTGGAGGGCATCTACGATACGGTGAACATGGTGATCAACAGAACCATCTCACTGGTTGCATCAGGCGCGGTCCAGCTGAATGGTGTTGTCGACGCCATTGCACCTTCCAGCATAACAGGTTTCAGTGTCAACGGGACAGTGAACCTCAGGGGGAATGGATGTAACCTCAGCAGCACAAACATCACAGGGACCCTGAATATCACAGGCAATTCCTCACGGGTCAATGATTCAAGGATACTCAACCCTGCTTCACCCGTGATGGTATCAGGGGACAATGTAACAATTACCAGTAGCTACATAAACGGTTCCGCATCCCATGGAATTCTTGTGAATGGCAGGAATGCCCGGATCCAGGGTAACAACATAACAAACAGCAATGGAAGCGGAATCCTCATCCATGGGGAGGGATGTCTTGCAGAGGGGAACACCATATACCTCTCCAGGGGTGATGGGATAACCTCAGATGCAGATGGAACCTCAATAATAAGGAACAGCCTATCATTTAACTCAGGAGACGGTATAAGATCCTCCGGCAATAACTCGGTGATAACAAACAACACTGTTCTCAGGAACAACGGGACCGGCATATACTCCTCAGGAAAAAATGCAAGCATAAAGTCAAACACCGTCAAGTACTCAGGCGGTGACGGGATATACATTGCAGGGAATGGCTCCACGGTACAGGGGTGCTATGTCCAGAACAACACGAAGAACGGTATAAAAATAACAGGATCTGGCTGCGCCGTCAGCAGTTCCTACACCTATTACAACGGTGAAAACGGGATATACTCAACAGGTGATAACACATCATTTAGATACGTTGATTCCAGTTTCAACGCCAGGAACGGCATATACTCCTCAGGAAAAAATGCAAGCTTCTTCTATATAACCAGCGCATCCTACAATGGTGAGAACGGCATACTCTCAACTGGAGAATCTGCAAGTATGCAGATCATCCTTGATGTGACCTCAAATTCACGTAACGGAATCTCATCCCTTGGTGATAACGCATATATGTGGTTCGTTGAGGTTAAAAAGAACGGGATGAACGGCATCTATTCCTCAGGAAAGAATCTATACCTATCATACGTTAAAAACGCCACTAACAACACCCTCAGCGGTATAAACTCAACAGGAATAAATGCAAGGATACTGGACGTCACTGTGAACCTCAACCGTGGAAACGGGATATACTCTTCAGGGTACAACACAACCATCGCCTACTTTGAAGCATTCAACAACCTGGGGAATGGTGTGTGGATTTCCGGAGGCAGGAGCTACATTGTCGAGGGGAATGCAACATCCAACCGCCAGAACGGAGTCATGGTAAATGGTCACGATGCCATTGTAAGGTCCGTGAATGCGACAGACAACACCGCCAGCGGGATAGCCATATACGGTAAGAATGCCATCATATACAACTGCACAGCCATGAAGAACACCGATGGGGTGTACGGAACAGCCACCTTCAAGATGATGCTGAGCAGAACATCAGCCAACAGGAACTGCGGTGTGAATGCAAGGGGAACCGCGACGATAGAGCAGTGCACGGTCTATGGTAACCGTTATGGAATCTATGCTGGTGGCGCGAATTCAGTCATATACTCATCCAGCGTCAGCAGTAACAGGGGCTACGGTGTCTATGCAGCCGGTTCATCAGCAACCATCTACAGGAACACGGTACAGTCAAACGGTGGAGACGGTATAACTGCAAGGGGAAGCTATGCAAAGATATACTACAATACAGCGAACAGCAACAGGGGTTCAGGCATAAGCTCATCATCCTACAGGGCAGTTATAGCCTACAACAGAGCCTCATATAACTCCTACTACGGAATATACTCTTCAGGTAAAAGGACAACCATTGCAAAGAACATTGCTACAGGCAACAGAAAGAGGAATATAAGAACTGTCTAA
- a CDS encoding ribonuclease J yields the protein MDFRFYGGVDEIGGNRIEVSCNGDGIFLDFGKRFNIENLYFDEFLQPRSFSGIADLIELEALPWIPGLYREDQVRYLGMRFEDEPSVSGILLSHPHLDHAGCLRYLRHDIPFYMTEESFLILKAIEDTSTLSSDLLHYKPKFHFKEKKRKSGNTSHMRDKNIKIERPIKLLEPYKTEDLGEFEITQAPVDHSVPGSCAYLIESEEAIVYTGDIRFRGRRDNESRKFVKKARKFSPSIMITEGTRIDQDNSTFEEDIERRTSNIAVNHRGLVIINYPIRDLDRFLTFYRAAENSDRTLAVSLKQAYIIKLFEGLGYPRLRDLAVYIPRRNWGLIAEDAFVCFDGEWIPAADLPEEYLEQDYRGWEREFLELDNTITCRDLREEPEEYLFQCDYFEFKEFIDIKPAGAAYIKSKTEPFNEEMEIDAERESNWLRHFGISQYRRFHSSGHAGRSDLIEMIREIEPEAIYPVHTRNREEFLIFEDEGIRVLDPEEKKVD from the coding sequence ATGGATTTCAGGTTCTATGGTGGAGTTGATGAGATAGGTGGTAACAGGATAGAGGTATCCTGCAACGGTGATGGTATATTCCTCGACTTTGGCAAGAGATTCAACATTGAAAACCTGTACTTTGATGAATTCCTCCAGCCCAGGAGCTTCAGCGGGATCGCAGACCTCATTGAACTCGAGGCCCTCCCATGGATACCTGGACTTTACCGCGAGGACCAGGTAAGGTACCTCGGAATGAGATTCGAGGATGAACCTTCAGTATCAGGCATACTGCTCAGCCACCCCCACCTTGACCATGCAGGATGTCTCAGGTACCTGCGCCACGATATACCATTCTACATGACAGAGGAGAGTTTCCTCATCTTGAAGGCCATAGAGGATACATCCACATTGAGTTCAGATCTCCTTCACTACAAACCCAAATTCCACTTCAAAGAAAAGAAAAGAAAAAGTGGAAACACCTCACACATGAGAGACAAGAATATCAAAATAGAAAGACCCATAAAATTGCTTGAACCCTATAAAACTGAGGATCTGGGCGAATTTGAAATCACACAGGCCCCGGTTGATCATTCAGTGCCAGGATCATGCGCATATCTAATAGAATCCGAGGAGGCCATCGTATACACTGGTGATATCAGGTTCAGGGGCCGCAGGGATAATGAATCCCGTAAATTCGTTAAGAAGGCAAGGAAGTTCTCCCCCAGCATCATGATAACAGAGGGGACGCGGATAGATCAGGATAACAGCACCTTCGAGGAGGACATTGAGAGGAGGACCTCAAACATAGCTGTTAACCACAGGGGGCTTGTCATCATCAATTACCCTATAAGGGACCTGGACCGTTTCCTGACATTCTACAGAGCCGCCGAGAACTCTGACAGGACCCTTGCAGTCAGCCTGAAACAGGCCTACATCATTAAACTCTTTGAGGGCCTGGGCTACCCCAGGTTAAGGGACCTGGCGGTCTACATACCACGGCGGAACTGGGGACTGATAGCTGAGGACGCCTTCGTATGCTTTGATGGTGAATGGATACCTGCAGCGGACCTCCCGGAGGAATACCTGGAACAGGACTACAGGGGATGGGAGAGGGAGTTCCTTGAACTTGACAACACCATAACCTGCAGGGACCTCCGGGAGGAACCTGAGGAGTACCTCTTCCAGTGTGACTATTTTGAATTCAAGGAGTTCATAGACATAAAACCTGCCGGGGCAGCCTACATCAAATCCAAGACGGAACCCTTCAATGAGGAGATGGAGATCGATGCAGAGCGTGAGAGTAACTGGCTCAGACACTTCGGCATATCCCAGTACAGGAGGTTCCACTCCTCTGGACATGCAGGGAGATCAGATCTGATAGAAATGATAAGGGAAATTGAGCCAGAGGCCATATACCCTGTGCACACCAGGAACCGGGAGGAATTTTTAATCTTTGAGGATGAGGGCATCAGGGTCCTGGATCCTGAAGAAAAAAAGGTTGATTAA